CACATGTTGTCCTCCTCGGCTTTCAACGCTTTCCTGAAAACCTTGGAAGAACCACCTTCTTATGCTAAGTTCATCCTGGCTACCACTGAAAAGCACAAGATCTTACCAACCATCCTTAGCCGTTGTCAGATCTTTGACTTCAAACGTATAACCCTGCAGGATACAGTTGACCACCTGGCTGGAATTGCTAATAAGGAAGGTATTAAGGCTGATGAAGCGGCCCTGCAACTGATCTCTCAAAAGAGTGAGGGTTGTATGCGCGATGCCTTGAGTATCCTTGATAAGATCGTTTCTTTCACCAGTGGTGAAGTAAACTACGAGAATACCATTGAGCACCTCAATATACTGGACGCCGATTATTACTTTAAGCTCATGGACTGCATGATCAACCAGGATCTGGCAGGCGCTATGCTGCTTTTTGACGATATTAATAAGAAAGGTTTTGAAGGTGATATGGTGCTGAACGGCTTCGCCGAATTTATACGCAACTTGCTGATTTCAAAAGATGAGCGTGTAGCCGTATTACTGGAAGTAGTAGACAGCTTTAAGAAACGCTATATTGAAACTGCTAAACGAACTGAAGCCGGCTTCCTGGTAAGCGCCTTAAATATCTTAAATGAAGCAGAGATCGGTTTCCGTGCTGCCCGCAATAAGCGCCTGCATGTAGAACTGGCTCTCATTAAATTATGTTATCTAGGCCAGGCGTTACAACTAACAGCAACTGATAGTGGTGTTGAGGCCTCAAAAGTAGCCGGTAAACCCAGAACGCTTGCGTTTAAAAGCATTGCACCAATTGCTGTTAAGCCAGCAACCAGCCAACAAATAACAACTACCCCTCCTCCCACCCCAAAAACAGAAGCTAAGGCGGTTGTAGAATCGGCGCCTAAGTTGGTAATAGAGGAGCCCAAAGCCCCTAAACCAACAGCGCCACCTGCACCTAAACCGGCAGTAGCTACAGCACCACCTCCTCAAAAAGCGAATGGTAAGATCTCTTCGCTAGATGCCATTCGTCAGCAGATCAGCGCTGCTAATGCTAATAAGGTGATAGAAGATAACCCGTTAGAAATTGAAAGTCTGAAGGAAGGATGGGCTAAGTTCATTCAAGTGCTGAAAGACACAAAAAACTCGGCATGGCAAAGTTTTGCATTGGCTGAATTGATCATTAAAGACTTCAAAACCTTTGAGGCCACAGCCAGTAACAATATCAACCAACGTTTCCTGGAATTTGAGCGCGGTAATGCCTGTGAGTTTTTACAGAAAGAACTATGCAATCGTCAGTTGCAGTTCAATATTGTATTGGTAGAAGCCCCAAAGGATGAAGTACCTATGGATCTACCGCTTACAGCCAAAGAACAATACCTGCGCTTGATTGAACAGTTCCCACTCGTGCTTGAGCTAAGAGACCGCCTTCGCCTGGAATTGGACTATTAGTCTTAACCGGGATTTGGGGAGATTAGTGGATTAAGTAGAAAACAAAGATCTTAGAAGCCCTTGCTAGTCAAGGGCTTTTTTATTGTTTATTGCCCAGAAAACTTTTAATCAGGCATCTTGTTATCCCCACAAGCAACCACCACTATCCTCTTTCAACAAATAACTTTCTAACCTGTTTTATGCTATCAGCAAGCATCTCACACTCATCAACAGCCCACAACTTTTCATAAATCTCAAGAGCTCGCAACCTTCTGCACGGTGTTTCCTTCTTTTGCGTTAATTTCACGCCGCATTTATATAAAAATAAGAACATGGCTGAAGTGATATTGATGCCGCGCCTGAGTGATACAATGACCGAAGGCGTCATCGCGGCTTGGCATAAGAAAGTAGGTGATAGTGTAAAGAAAGGTGACCTACTGGCTGAAATTGAGACCGACAAAGCTACCATGGAGCTGGAAAGCTACAAAGATGGTACGCTCTTACATACAGGCGCAGACAAGGGAGGCAAACTGCAGGTTAATGACCTGCTGGCCATCATAGGCAATCCTGGTGAAGACATTTCTCAGTACCTTTCTGGCGGTGGCCAACAGGCTCCTCAGCAGCAAACTGAACAGGCACCAGCTCAACCTCAGGCCAGCCAGCCTGCACCAGCCCCTCAGCCATCAGCAGCTCCTTCTATGGATCTAAGCAAAATGGAAGAGGTAGTGTTGATGCCTCGCTTAAGCGATACCATGACAGAAGGCGTAATTGCTAACTGGCATAAAAAAGTAGGCGATACTGTGAAAAAAGGCGACTTACTAGCCGACATCGAAACCGATAAGGCTACGATGGAGCTGGAAAGCTATAAAGATGGTAAACTGCTTTACCAAGGAGCTAAACCAGGTGAGAAGATAGCCGTAAATGATCTACTTGCCATTATTGGTGATGAAAGTAAGGTAGATGTTCAATCTATTGTAAATGCTGCTAAAGGTGGTGGTCAGCCACAACCACAGGCACAAGCCCCTCAACAAGCTCAAGCTCAGCCTCAAGCGGCCGCTCCTCAGCAGGCTGCTGCAGCGCCTCAACCAGTGGCTTCTGGTGATGGCCGTGTAAAAGCGTCTCCTTTAGCTAAGAAACTAGCACAAGAAAAAGGTATTGATCTGTCTACTGTACAAGGTTCTGGCGACAACGGCCGTATTACAAAAGCAGATATCGACA
This genomic interval from Flavisolibacter tropicus contains the following:
- a CDS encoding pyruvate dehydrogenase complex dihydrolipoamide acetyltransferase; translated protein: MAEVILMPRLSDTMTEGVIAAWHKKVGDSVKKGDLLAEIETDKATMELESYKDGTLLHTGADKGGKLQVNDLLAIIGNPGEDISQYLSGGGQQAPQQQTEQAPAQPQASQPAPAPQPSAAPSMDLSKMEEVVLMPRLSDTMTEGVIANWHKKVGDTVKKGDLLADIETDKATMELESYKDGKLLYQGAKPGEKIAVNDLLAIIGDESKVDVQSIVNAAKGGGQPQPQAQAPQQAQAQPQAAAPQQAAAAPQPVASGDGRVKASPLAKKLAQEKGIDLSTVQGSGDNGRITKADIDNYKPQAAAPTAAAPSAQPALQPIVSGQEGFSDTNVSQMRKVIAKRLGESKFSAPHFYLTMEINMDNAMEARTQMNEVSAVKISFNDMVVKASAMALRKHPAVNSSWMGDFIRQYQHIHVGVAVAIEDGLIVPVVRFADQKSLSQIAAETKELAGKAKNKKLQPNEFTGNTFTISNLGMMDIDEFTAIINPPDSAIMAVGRIKEVVVRKGDGFGVSNVMKVTLSCDHRSVDGAVGASFLQTFKKYMENPVTMLV
- a CDS encoding DNA polymerase III subunit gamma/tau, whose protein sequence is MEKFIVSARKYRPQTFDTVVGQEHITTTLKNAIKTGHLAHAFLFCGPRGVGKTTCARILAKTINCENSSPDGEACNECHSCKSFNEGTSMNIHELDAASNNSVDDIRALVDQVRFAPQAGKYKVYIIDEVHMLSSSAFNAFLKTLEEPPSYAKFILATTEKHKILPTILSRCQIFDFKRITLQDTVDHLAGIANKEGIKADEAALQLISQKSEGCMRDALSILDKIVSFTSGEVNYENTIEHLNILDADYYFKLMDCMINQDLAGAMLLFDDINKKGFEGDMVLNGFAEFIRNLLISKDERVAVLLEVVDSFKKRYIETAKRTEAGFLVSALNILNEAEIGFRAARNKRLHVELALIKLCYLGQALQLTATDSGVEASKVAGKPRTLAFKSIAPIAVKPATSQQITTTPPPTPKTEAKAVVESAPKLVIEEPKAPKPTAPPAPKPAVATAPPPQKANGKISSLDAIRQQISAANANKVIEDNPLEIESLKEGWAKFIQVLKDTKNSAWQSFALAELIIKDFKTFEATASNNINQRFLEFERGNACEFLQKELCNRQLQFNIVLVEAPKDEVPMDLPLTAKEQYLRLIEQFPLVLELRDRLRLELDY